The Ferrimicrobium sp. DNA segment TGGCTTGCGATCCATCATCAAAGCGTGAGACCAGGACGGAGTCGTAACCGTCGAGTCCGGCAGCCCAACCGGTAACGAGTCGTTCAAGTCCACCTGCACTTGGTGTCAGGGGTGCGAGTTCCGTGCCGACAAAACCGATACGTCGAGGTGATGCCATGAATGCAGCGTAGACTCACCAGGCGGTCAGTGTGAGCCTATTTCGTTTGTTATCGAGTTTCGCGATACACTAATGGCAGTTATGATCACTCCAGAGCAGCGCCGAATCGACCCCAACTACCTCATCACGCTTGCGCTTGTCGCCGAGACACACAACCTCTCCGACGCAGCGAAGGAACTTGGCATTTCGCAACCGGGTGTCTCCCAACAACTCAAACACCTCTCGGATGCGGTGGGTCAACGGCTGCACGTCCGCTCTGGACATGGAGTGGAGCTCTCGATTGCTGGCCAGGATCTTGCCCGTCGTGCTCGCGAGGTCTATCGTGCCTATCGCGGTGTTCTCGACTATGTCGACAGCGTGGCAAAGGGCAACGATGGACTGCTGCTGATCGCGGCTTCGAATACGGTATCGGCTTATATTCTCCCACGCTGGCTCGTGCGGTATCGCACAAAATTTCCTGGTGTTGATCTGCGTACACGGTCGCTCAACTCATCCGAGGTGACGGAGTTGGTGATTGCTGGCGAGTTTGAGGTGGGGGTCATCGAGTCTCCATCTGAGGAGCTGCCCGAGAACATGCTCGAGATTATGGTGGGTGGAGATCATCTGGTGTATGTGGTGCGACCAGAGCTCCTCGGTGCGCTTCCGAACCAGATGCTCGGATGGGGCGAGGTGTCACGCATCCCGTTGATCCTTCGCGAGGCGGGCTCCGGTGTGCGACGTGCCACGGAGGAGGCCCTCGGGGCCAGTGGATTAGCGCCGCGTTTGGCGATCGAGTTGGCCGGCGGTGAGGCGGTCAAGGAGGCGATTCTTCAGGGCGTTGGCGGTGGGTTCCTCTCCTCGCTCGCGGTGGTGCGAGAGGTCGCTGCGCACGAGTTGGTTCGGGTAGAGATTCGCGAATTGGCACCGATAGCTCGGCGATTCAGGATCATTTCGCGGGCTCGAGAGACACTTTCGACGCCGGCTGCACGGTTTGTGGAGACGGCGGAGATGGTCGGGGCACCTGAGATCGAGTGAGAATCCGCACCGGCATCGACGCCGTTGAGGTGCCTCGGTTTCGAGTCGCCCTCGAGCGTACTCCTCAGATCGTTGAGCGCCTCTTCACGCAGGCGGAGTTCGATTCTGTATCCGGGCGTCCAGAGAGCCTCGCCGCTCGTTTTGCGGTCAAAGAGGCGACGATGAAACTGCTAGGGGTGGGCCTAGGGTCGGTGCGGTTCCAGGAGATCGAGACCCTGCGGCTGCCCTCTGGAGCGCCTGTTCTGAAACTGTCGGGAGGCGCAGCCCAACGCGCTGGAGATGGTGGCTTTGTCGAGTTTTCGTTGAGTTTAACGCACACCAAGATGCTTGCGATTGCCCATGTGGTTGCGCTAATCGAGGAGTAATGGTCGACGGCTAGGCTCATGTGACGGAGTTGAGTCGGGAGGTCGTTGTCGTGGATCCAGTAGTCTCAGTAGCAGAGGTCGCGAAGTTTGATCGCGAATTAGCGGAACAAGGGGCGACGTCTGCGGTGATCGATCGGGTGGGGTATGCACTCGCACAGACGGCGATCTCACTCCTCGGTGGGACCTATGGCCGTCGCGTGCTGATCGTCGCTGGGCGTGGTAACAACGGGAACGACGGGCGGAGCATGGGGCGCCATCTCAACCGACTCGGGGTGTCGACCCTGGTGGTCGAGCCCGAGGCGATGCCGCTGCTCTCGATGGGTCCCCAGCCAGATCTCGTGGTTGATGCGATCCTTGGAACGGGTCTGACTCGGCCCTTTGACCCACCAAAGTTGCCTGACGGGGTCCCAGTACTCTCCGTTGATCTTCCTTCTGGGATCTCCGCTGACACCGGAGAACTCGTCGGCGAGGCGATCTATGCAGACTACACCGCGGTTATCGGTGCGCTCAAGTTTGGTCATCTTTTTGGGCCAGGTCGTGAGCGCTCGGGTCGGCTGGTGCGTATCCTCCCAGAGCTGCGTCCTGTGGATTCGCGTTGCTATCTGGTGACAGCCCGTGATCTTGGCGCTGTCATCCCAGAGGTGCCCGCCCAGAGTCACAAGTGGTCGGCGGGTGTCATGGTCGTTGGCGGTTCAGCTGGTATGCGTGGTTCAGCAGGCTTTGGTGCGGGAGGCGCAATGGCGGTTGGTGCGGGGATGGTGCACCTGGTGACGCGGGCTGAGCCGAGTGAGATGATCGATCACCCGAGCGAAGTCGTCGTCGATCGGCTCGAGTCCTACTTTGCGGAGCCGGTCGTCGCCGCCTCCAGACGCTTTCGTTCCATCGTGCTGGGGCCGGGCCTTGGGGGTTCCCTGCAGATTGGGAACTTCGTTCGCCGTCTTCTGGTCGATACGGACTGCCCGATCGTTCTCGATGCGGATGGGTTGACCTGTTTTCGTGACACGGCAAACCTTGCTCGAACGCTCACACGCCGGCGAGCTCCGACCATTTTGACACCGCATCATGGTGAGTTTGAACGTGTTTTTGGTCCGATCGAGGGCTCCCCAGTCGTAGCCTGTTCGCAGGCGGCCATCGATACCGGTGCGGTCGTCCTTTTGAAGGGATCACCGACGATCATCGCTGATCCATCGGGTGCGGTCGCCCTGTCAGCTGTTGGAACGGCCAAACTGGCGAGCGCCGGGACTGGTGATGTGCTCGCTGGAGTCATCGCCGGGCTCCTTGCACAAGGGATGTCTGCTTATGAGGCCGCCTGGGTTGGGGCCTACCTACACGGCGCGGCTGGTGCGGGTGTGGCCACCGGCAAAGTGACGGCGACGTCGCTTGTTGAGGCCATCGCACGCTATTACGGGAGTCTCAATTGCGTGTCGCCCGCGCAGGAATTGCTTCGGTGATCACCTCCTCGCGTCGACCGACCTATGCCGAAGTCGATCTGGTGGCGGTACGTGAGAACGTCGCGCGTCTCCATTCCCTCGCACGGAGTGCCAACGCACGGGTCCGGCTTGGCGCGGTGGTGAAGGCTGATGCCTATGGTCATGGTGCCGAGAGGGTCTCCGCTGCCGCGGCTCTGGGTGGCGCTGACGTCTTTTTTGTGGCCACTCTCGACGAGGCGATCGCGCTGCGTACACACCTCGGGCAGTTGCCGATTGTGCTCCTTGGAGAGCCGGACCCCTCTCTGCTTGGTGAGACCATCAGACATCGGATCACCCCTACGATCCATACGACCAAGACCCTCACTTCGATGATCGAAGAGGTAGAGGCGCTCTCTCGGCGTGATCGCGCCCAGTATGAACCGACTCTGCAACTCGAAGTGGAGACTGGTCTGCATCGATTGGGCAGCGAGGCGGGCGAGGTCCTCATCATGGCCCAGGCGGCCCAGGAGGCCGGTATCGGGGTGACGGGGATCTACTCGCACTTGGCCAGGGCAGATGAAGGAGAGCCCGGCGAAGAGAGCGTGCTCGCGCAGGTTGTGCGTCTTCAAGAGGTCTATCAGGGTGTGGTCGGCGTGCTTGAGGTACCGCCACTGCTACATCTTGCCAATACCGCAGGCCTCATCAACTACCCACAGACCGGTTTTGATCTGATCCGTCTCGGGATCGGCATGTACGGTTATGGTGTCAGCGAAGTCGCCGTCCGACCAGTGCTGCGGCTCGTGAGCCGGGTAACGAGGCTCCATCAACTCGACGAGGCCAGTGGAGTCTCGTACGGGCATCGGCGCTGGTACCCCGCGGGGACGTCGATCGCGACGATTCCCATCGGCTACGCTGATGGGTTTCGCCGTGGACTCTTCGAGGCTGGTGGTCAGGTGTTGATCCGAGGAACGCGTCATCCCCTGGCCGGCGTGGTGGCGATGGATCATCTGATGGTGGCTGTGACGGATTCTTCAGTTGTGGTCGGTGATGAGGTCGTGCTGATCGGTGCACAGG contains these protein-coding regions:
- a CDS encoding LysR family transcriptional regulator, encoding MAVMITPEQRRIDPNYLITLALVAETHNLSDAAKELGISQPGVSQQLKHLSDAVGQRLHVRSGHGVELSIAGQDLARRAREVYRAYRGVLDYVDSVAKGNDGLLLIAASNTVSAYILPRWLVRYRTKFPGVDLRTRSLNSSEVTELVIAGEFEVGVIESPSEELPENMLEIMVGGDHLVYVVRPELLGALPNQMLGWGEVSRIPLILREAGSGVRRATEEALGASGLAPRLAIELAGGEAVKEAILQGVGGGFLSSLAVVREVAAHELVRVEIRELAPIARRFRIISRARETLSTPAARFVETAEMVGAPEIE
- the acpS gene encoding holo-ACP synthase, yielding MRIRTGIDAVEVPRFRVALERTPQIVERLFTQAEFDSVSGRPESLAARFAVKEATMKLLGVGLGSVRFQEIETLRLPSGAPVLKLSGGAAQRAGDGGFVEFSLSLTHTKMLAIAHVVALIEE
- a CDS encoding NAD(P)H-hydrate dehydratase, whose translation is MTELSREVVVVDPVVSVAEVAKFDRELAEQGATSAVIDRVGYALAQTAISLLGGTYGRRVLIVAGRGNNGNDGRSMGRHLNRLGVSTLVVEPEAMPLLSMGPQPDLVVDAILGTGLTRPFDPPKLPDGVPVLSVDLPSGISADTGELVGEAIYADYTAVIGALKFGHLFGPGRERSGRLVRILPELRPVDSRCYLVTARDLGAVIPEVPAQSHKWSAGVMVVGGSAGMRGSAGFGAGGAMAVGAGMVHLVTRAEPSEMIDHPSEVVVDRLESYFAEPVVAASRRFRSIVLGPGLGGSLQIGNFVRRLLVDTDCPIVLDADGLTCFRDTANLARTLTRRRAPTILTPHHGEFERVFGPIEGSPVVACSQAAIDTGAVVLLKGSPTIIADPSGAVALSAVGTAKLASAGTGDVLAGVIAGLLAQGMSAYEAAWVGAYLHGAAGAGVATGKVTATSLVEAIARYYGSLNCVSPAQELLR
- the alr gene encoding alanine racemase — encoded protein: MRVARAGIASVITSSRRPTYAEVDLVAVRENVARLHSLARSANARVRLGAVVKADAYGHGAERVSAAAALGGADVFFVATLDEAIALRTHLGQLPIVLLGEPDPSLLGETIRHRITPTIHTTKTLTSMIEEVEALSRRDRAQYEPTLQLEVETGLHRLGSEAGEVLIMAQAAQEAGIGVTGIYSHLARADEGEPGEESVLAQVVRLQEVYQGVVGVLEVPPLLHLANTAGLINYPQTGFDLIRLGIGMYGYGVSEVAVRPVLRLVSRVTRLHQLDEASGVSYGHRRWYPAGTSIATIPIGYADGFRRGLFEAGGQVLIRGTRHPLAGVVAMDHLMVAVTDSSVVVGDEVVLIGAQGSEFIGADELATRLSTISYEILTGISDRVPRRYRG